CCTGCCGGGGGGCCAGCAGACCGAGCGCGGCGCCGAGTCCGGCCAGCGCGGCGCCGGCGAGCGGCACCACGGCGGCCAGGATCCACAGCCCGCTCATGGGCAGTCCGAACAGCAGGCAGCCGAAGAGGGCGGTGACCAGGGTCCCCGGCAGGGTGAAAGAGGCGTAGGCGGCGGCCGCGCCGAGGACGACGGACGCGGGCGGCACCGGCAGGGTCGCGTAGTGGTCGAGCCCGCCACTGGCCCGGAGCTGCCCGAAGTACTGCGCGAGCAGGTTCAGCGCGACGAAGGCGACGACCAGGACGGACGAGCCGGCGACGACGGCGCGGGCCTCGGAGCCCCCGTCGACCACGCCCCGCATCAGGATCATGATCCCGACGGACTGGAAGGTGGCCACGAACAGCAGCGGGATCCGCGCCACGCGCGCCCGGGACAACTGCGCCCGGTACACGGCGGCCAGCGCCGGGAAGAAGCGGGCTCGGGGAGCCAGCACTCCGACAGCGGCGGCACTCACGACTTGACCAGCCCCTTCGATACGCGCCCGCCCAGGGCCAGGTAGACGTCTTCCAGGCTCGGCGTGGCCAGAGTGAAGTCGTCGAGCGCGGCGAAGGCGGGGCTGCCGGTCACGGCGGCGACCGCGGCGCGCGCCTCGTCGGGGCCCAGCCTCAGCACCCACCGCCGTCCCGACTCGACGGCCCGCGGGGCCAGCGCCGCGACCTCCGGCACCTCCAGCGGGGCGGTGGTCCGCCACACCAGTTCCAGCCTGACCTCGCCGGAGACCTTGGCCTTCAGTCCGGCCGGGGTGTCGCAGGCGATGACCTTGCCCTGGTCGATGACGGCGACCCGGTCCAGCACGGTCTCGGCCTCTATGACGTTGTGGGTGACGAGCAGGACGGTGGCGCCGCACTGGGCGCGGCGCCGGTCCACGGCGGCCCATACGGCCCGTCGGGCGACCGGGTCCATGCCGGTGGTGGGTTCGTCGAGGACCAGGACGGCCCGTTCACCGACGAGGGCGGCGGCGAAGCAGGCCAGCCGGCGTTGTCCGCCGGAGAGTTTCTTCAGGGGCCGGCCGGCGATCCCGGTCAGACCGAGTTCCTCCAGGACCTCGTCGCGCGCGGCCCGTGCGGCCCGCGCGTCGAGCCCGCGCAGCCGTCCCGTGGTCTCGGCGGCCAGGGACACCGTGAGCTCGTCCAGGGCGGTGGATTCCTGCCCGAGGTAGGCGAGCAGGCGGGAGGCGCGCTCGGGGTGGCGTACGAGGTCGTGGCCGAGCAGGGTGACGGAGCCCCCGTCGGGCCTCATGAGGCCGGTCAGCTGGCGGACGAGCGTGGACTTGCCGGCGCCGTTCGGCCCGAGGAGGCCGAAGATCTCGCCGCGCCCCACGTCCAGGGAGATCCCGTCGGTGGCGCGGGTCTCGGGCAGGGCGGGCGCGCCGCGCCGGCCGCGTACGGCGGGATACGTCTTGACCAGGTCACGCACCGCGCAAACCACGTCGGAGGCCGCTTCCGCGGCTGCTGCCGTGCCCTGCCTCGCTGATGCTGTGCCCGTACTCACGAGGGAGCAGCCTACGCGGCTTCCGCCCTCACTCGGCCGCCGGGGGCGTCGGCGACCCCGGCGGCGCGGGCACCGCAGGGGGCGGACCGGCCACGTGTTCGGCGGCCGCCCGGACGTCGATCTCCCGCCAGAAGCCGGCCCGGATGGCGTAGCGGTCGTGCTCGTCGATCTGGTCGTCCTTGTGCGCGAGGAGTCCGAAGCGGGCGGCGTAACGCAGCAGCTCACCGTCGATGCGGTGCGGGATCCGGGGGTACATGGTGGCCAGTTTCTGGAGGTGGACGCTCTCGGGGAGCCGTTCCATCCAGCGTCGGGCGAAGACCTGGCCGACCTCGAAGGGGTCGCCGCCGACGG
This region of Streptomyces sp. NBC_00513 genomic DNA includes:
- a CDS encoding ABC transporter permease, which codes for MEGAGQVVSAAAVGVLAPRARFFPALAAVYRAQLSRARVARIPLLFVATFQSVGIMILMRGVVDGGSEARAVVAGSSVLVVAFVALNLLAQYFGQLRASGGLDHYATLPVPPASVVLGAAAAYASFTLPGTLVTALFGCLLFGLPMSGLWILAAVVPLAGAALAGLGAALGLLAPRQELATLAGQLGMSAALLLGVLPPERMPEIVVWARDLLPSTYGVEAFARTFEPHPDWAAVLLDLGVCAVVGALSLAVATWAYRRAAVR
- a CDS encoding ABC transporter ATP-binding protein, coding for MSTGTASARQGTAAAAEAASDVVCAVRDLVKTYPAVRGRRGAPALPETRATDGISLDVGRGEIFGLLGPNGAGKSTLVRQLTGLMRPDGGSVTLLGHDLVRHPERASRLLAYLGQESTALDELTVSLAAETTGRLRGLDARAARAARDEVLEELGLTGIAGRPLKKLSGGQRRLACFAAALVGERAVLVLDEPTTGMDPVARRAVWAAVDRRRAQCGATVLLVTHNVIEAETVLDRVAVIDQGKVIACDTPAGLKAKVSGEVRLELVWRTTAPLEVPEVAALAPRAVESGRRWVLRLGPDEARAAVAAVTGSPAFAALDDFTLATPSLEDVYLALGGRVSKGLVKS